A single region of the Sorghum bicolor cultivar BTx623 chromosome 9, Sorghum_bicolor_NCBIv3, whole genome shotgun sequence genome encodes:
- the LOC8080956 gene encoding cytochrome P450 71A1, producing the protein MDAMELNLLLLLVALSAAYVYYTTRRRRSPQRLPPAPPGWPVIGHLHLLSEMPHHTMAELARAMKAPLLRLRLGSVPAVVISKPELARAALTTNDPALASRPHLLSGHFLSFGCSDVTFAPAGPYHRMARRVVVSELLSARRVATYGAVRVKELRRLLAHLTKDNTSPDRPVDLSECFLNLANDVLCRVAFGRRFPHGDGDKLGAVLAEAQDLFAGFTIGDFFPELEPVASTVTGLRRRLKRCLADLRAVCDEIVDEHISGKRQRIPGDRDEDFVDVLLRVQKSPELEVPLTDDNLKALVLDMFVAGTDTTFATLEWVMTELVRHPRVLRKAQEEVRRVVGGKGRVEEADVGELHYMRAIIKETFRLHPAVPLLVPRESVAPCTLGGYDIPAKTRVFINTFAMGRDPEIWDSPLEYLPERFENGGGEIDLKDPDYKLLPFGGGRRGCPGYTFALATVQVSLASLLYHFEWALPPGVAAEDVNLDECFGLATRKKEPLLVVVRKSDDYEFKGEELNEV; encoded by the coding sequence ATGGACGCCATGGAGctcaacctcctcctcctcttggtGGCGCTCTCCGCCGCGTATGTCTACTACACGACGAGGCGCCGTCGGTCGCCGCAGCGGTTGCCTCCGGCGCCGCCGGGGTGGCCCGTCATCGGGCACCTCCACCTGCTTTCCGAGATGCCCCACCACACTATGGCGGAGCTGGCACGGGCCATGAAGGCGCCTCTGCTCCGCCTCCGGCTGGGCAGCGTTCCTGCCGTGGTGATCTCCAAGCCGGAGCTGGCTCGCGCCGCGCTGACCACCAACGACCCGGCGCTGGCGTCGCGGCCGCACCTCCTGTCGGGCCACTTCCTGTCCTTCGGGTGCTCCGACGTGACCTTCGCGCCGGCGGGTCCCTACCACCGCATGGCGCGTCGGGTGGTGGTCTCCGAGCTGCTCTCTGCGCGCCGCGTCGCCACCTACGGCGCCGTCCGGGTCAAGGAGCTCCGCCGCCTCCTGGCGCACCTCACCAAGGACAACACCTCCCCGGACCGGCCCGTGGACCTGAGCGAGTGCTTCCTCAACCTGGCCAACGACGTGCTCTGCCGCGTCGCGTTCGGGCGCCGGTTCCCGCACGGCGACGGCGACAAGCTCGGCGCCGTCCTCGCCGAGGCGCAGGACCTCTTCGCCGGGTTCACCATCGGCGACTTCTTCCCGGAGCTCGAGCCCGTCGCCAGCACCGTCAccggcctccgccgccgcctcaaGCGCTGCCTCGCCGACCTCCGCGCGGTCTGCGACGAGATCGTGGACGAGCACATCAGCGGCAAGCGCCAGCGCATCCCCGGCGACCGTGACGAGGACTTCGTTGACGTGCTGCTCCGAGTCCAGAAGTCACCGGAACTGGAGGTCCCACTCACCGACGACAACCTCAAGGCGCTCGTCCTGGACATGTTCGTCGCCGGCACCGACACGACGTTCGCGACGCTGGAGTGGGTGATGACGGAGCTGGTCCGGCACCCGCGCGTCCTGAGGAAGGCGCAGGAGGAGGTGCGGCGCGTCGTCGGTGGCAAGGGACGCGTGGAGGAGGCGGACGTCGGCGAGCTCCACTACATGCGCGCCATCATCAAGGAGACCTTCCGGCTGCACCCGGCGGTGCCGCTGCTGGTGCCGCGGGAGTCGGTGGCGCCCTGCACGCTGGGCGGCTACGACATCCCGGCCAAGACCCGCGTCTTCATCAACACCTTCGCCATGGGCCGGGACCCGGAGATCTGGGACAGCCCGCTGGAGTACCTGCCGGAGCGGTTCgagaacggcggcggcgagatCGACCTCAAGGACCCGGACTACAAGCTGCTGCCGTTCGGCGGCGGCCGGAGGGGGTGCCCCGGGTACACCTTCGCGCTGGCCACCGTGCAGGTGTCGCTGGCCAGCCTGCTGTACCACTTCGAGTGGGCGCTGCCGCCCGGCGTCGCTGCCGAGgacgtcaacctcgacgagtgCTTCGGCCTCGCCACCAGGAAGAAGGAGCCGCTCCTCGTCGTGGTCAGGAAGAGCGACGACTACGAATTCAAGGGGGAGGAGCTTAATGAGGTTTAA